A window of the Loxodonta africana isolate mLoxAfr1 chromosome 3, mLoxAfr1.hap2, whole genome shotgun sequence genome harbors these coding sequences:
- the ADAT3 gene encoding probable inactive tRNA-specific adenosine deaminase-like protein 3 produces the protein MEPHGKEEAGSPEQELLSSPSPWRVLPILSEQQSGPVELVPAYAAPVLDPRQTSRLVREVSAALPLPAQPHLKRVRPNLDASLPHALELLLCLAGDDSGTCTLSELLPPAVDPHGLGPPFLVPVPARPPLTRAQFEAARAHWPSTFHEDKQVTRALAGRLFSTQERARMQGHMQQAVRAAQRAAARGLRAVGAVVVDPGSGHVLATGHDCCSAATPLLHATMVCIDLVAQGQGRGAHDLRPHPACSFALAAAPQAIRPGTVRKLDCCDKDGEDGLPYVCTGYDLYVTREPCVMCAMALVHARIRRVFYGAPSPDGALGTHFRLHARPDLNHRFQVFRGVLEDQCRRLDPDT, from the coding sequence ATGGAGCCACACGGGAAGGAGGAGGCCGGGAGCCCGGAGCAAGAGCTGTTGTCATCACCGTCACCGTGGCGAGTGCTGCCCATCCTGTCGGAGCAGCAGAGCGGGCCGGTGGAGCTGGTGCCCGCGTACGCCGCACCCGTGCTCGACCCGCGCCAGACCTCCCGCCTTGTCCGGGAGGTGTCGGCCGCCCTCCCACTGCCCGCCCAGCCACACCTCAAACGGGTGAGGCCGAACCTGGACGCCAGCCTCCCACACGCGCTTGAGCTGCTGTTGTGCCTGGCAGGAGACGACTCAGGCACGTGCACGCTCAGTGAGCTCCTGCCGCCAGCTGTGGACCCACATGGGCTGGGGCCACCCTTCCTGGTGCCCGTGCCTGCCCGGCCCCCTCTGACACGGGCCCAGTTCGAGGCGGCGCGGGCCCACTGGCCCTCGACCTTCCACGAGGACAAGCAGGTGACGCGTGCACTGGCCGGCCGGCTCTTCTCGACGCAGGAGAGAGCCCGTATGCAGGGCCACATGCAGCAGGCCGTGCGGGCTGCCCAGCGGGCAGCCGCACGGGGCCTGCGGGCTGTGGGTGCTGTGGTGGTGGACCCGGGCTCCGGCCACGTGCTGGCCACGGGCCATGACTGCTGCAGTGCAGCCACCCCCTTGCTGCATGCCACCATGGTGTGCATTGACCTTGTGGCCCAGGGTCAGGGCCGCGGTGCCCACGACCTCAGGCCCCACCCCGCCTGCTCCTTCGCGCTGGCTGCAGCTCCCCAGGCCATCCGGCCGGGCACCGTGCGGAAGCTGGACTGCTGTGACAAGGACGGTGAGGACGGGCTCCCGTATGTGTGTACTGGCTACGACCTCTACGTCACCCGTGAGCCCTGCGTCATGTGTGCCATGGCCCTTGTGCACGCTCGCATCCGCAGAGTCTTCTACGGGGCACCCTCGCCTGACGGTGCTCTGGGTACCCACTTCCGCCTCCATGCCCGGCCGGACCTCAACCACCGCTTCCAAGTGTTCCGTGGTGTGCTGGAGGACCAGTGCCGCCGACTCGACCCAGACACGTAG
- the SCAMP4 gene encoding secretory carrier-associated membrane protein 4 isoform X1: protein MSEKENNFPPLPKFIPVKPCFYQNFSDEIPIEHQVLVKRIYHLWMFYCATLAVNLVACLAWWIGGGSGANFGLAFVWLLLFSPCSYVCWFRPVYKAFRADSSFNFMAFFFIFWAQFVLTVIQAIGLSGWGAWCTGSTEGPAEASRRHRRSGPQARGGTRHRGRPSTTTSRGTACPSTPPCPTTPAAAASGPEGAGWPCPLPLRPPPPTLPHVVNATAAQVHGALSVHPRRLPRRQCHSFSSRLAGGPVDWVPQPGQWTWEVCWGCVTFISLPRADLAQHYLGIPSLCPLGRGTPVPYNTRHLVPACSPFPPGCGGLTGGTPTAEVVAGWPLSSFQS from the exons ATGTCAG aaaaggaaaacaacTTCCCACCGCTGCCCAAGTTCATCCCCGTGAAGCCCTGCTTCTACCAGAACTTCTCGGACGAGATCCCCATCGAGCACCAGGTCCTGGTGAAGCGCATCTACCACCTGTGGATGT TTTACTGTGCCACCCTGGCGGTGAACCTTGTCGCCTGCCTGGCCTGGTGGATCGGTGGCGGCTCTGGGGCCAACTTTGGCCTGGCCTTCGTCTGGCTGCTGCTCTTCTCGCCCTGCAGCTACGTGTGCTGGTTCCGGCCCGTCTACAAGGCCTTCCG GGCTGACAGCTCCTTTAACTTCATGGCGTTTTTCTTCATCTTCTGGGCCCAGTTTGTCCTCACCGTCATCCAGGCCATCGGCCTCTCTGGATGGGGCGCGTG GTGCACGGGATCTACCGAGGGGCCGGCGGAAGCTTCCAGAAGGCACAGACGGAGTGGACCACAGGCACGTGGAGGAACCCGCCATCGCGGGAGGCCCAGTACAACAACTTCTCGGGGAACAGCCTGCCCGAGTACCCCACCGTGCCCAACTACCCCGGCGGCGGCGGCCAGTGGCCCTGAGGGAGCCGGCTGGCCCTGCCCCCTGCCCTTGCGACCGCCTCCACCCACCCTCCCCCACGTTGTCAATGCCACCGCTGCCCAGGTCCATGGGGCCTTGAGCGTCCATCCCCGCAGGCTCCCCAGGAGGCAATGCCACTCTTTCTCCAGCAGGCTGGCAGGGGGGCCGGTGGATTGGGTCCCCCAGCCAGGCCAGTGGACATGGGAGGTCTGCTGGGGCTGTGTCACATTCATCTCACTTCCAAGAGCAGATCTTGCTCAGCACTACCTGGGGATTCCCAGCCTGTGCCCTCTGGGCAGGGGGACCCCCGTTCCCTACAACACTCGCCATCTTGTCCCTGCGTGCAGCCCTTTCCCTCCAGGTTGTGGGGGCTTGACTGGTGGGACCCCCACAGCGGAGGTGGTAGCAGGCTGGCCTCTGTCCTCCTTTCAGAGCTGA
- the SCAMP4 gene encoding secretory carrier-associated membrane protein 4 isoform X2: MSEKENNFPPLPKFIPVKPCFYQNFSDEIPIEHQVLVKRIYHLWMFYCATLAVNLVACLAWWIGGGSGANFGLAFVWLLLFSPCSYVCWFRPVYKAFRADSSFNFMAFFFIFWAQFVLTVIQAIGLSGWGACGWLAAIGFFQTSVGAAVVMLVPAIMFSVSAAMMAIAIMKVHGIYRGAGGSFQKAQTEWTTGTWRNPPSREAQYNNFSGNSLPEYPTVPNYPGGGGQWP; the protein is encoded by the exons ATGTCAG aaaaggaaaacaacTTCCCACCGCTGCCCAAGTTCATCCCCGTGAAGCCCTGCTTCTACCAGAACTTCTCGGACGAGATCCCCATCGAGCACCAGGTCCTGGTGAAGCGCATCTACCACCTGTGGATGT TTTACTGTGCCACCCTGGCGGTGAACCTTGTCGCCTGCCTGGCCTGGTGGATCGGTGGCGGCTCTGGGGCCAACTTTGGCCTGGCCTTCGTCTGGCTGCTGCTCTTCTCGCCCTGCAGCTACGTGTGCTGGTTCCGGCCCGTCTACAAGGCCTTCCG GGCTGACAGCTCCTTTAACTTCATGGCGTTTTTCTTCATCTTCTGGGCCCAGTTTGTCCTCACCGTCATCCAGGCCATCGGCCTCTCTGGATGGGGCGCGTG CGGCTGGCTGGCAGCAATCGGCTTCTTCCAGACAAGCGTCGGGGCCGCCGTGGTCATGCTGGTCCCGGCCATCATGTTCTCTGTGTCAGCTGCCATGATGGCCATCGCGATTATGAAG GTGCACGGGATCTACCGAGGGGCCGGCGGAAGCTTCCAGAAGGCACAGACGGAGTGGACCACAGGCACGTGGAGGAACCCGCCATCGCGGGAGGCCCAGTACAACAACTTCTCGGGGAACAGCCTGCCCGAGTACCCCACCGTGCCCAACTACCCCGGCGGCGGCGGCCAGTGGCCCTGA